DNA from Streptomyces rishiriensis:
TGCGGAAGAGGGACTCCATCTCGTCGAAGAAGACGATGACGGGGGTGCCCTCGGAGGCCTTCTCCCTCGCACGCTGGAAGACCAGGCGGATCTGCCGCTCGGTCTCGCCGACGTACTTGTTGAGGAGCTCGGGGCCCTTGATGTTGAGGAAGAAGCTCTTGCCGGTGGCCTGACCGGTGACCTCGGCGACCTTCTTGGCCAGCGAGTTGGCGACGGCCTTGGCGATGAGCGTCTTGCCGCATCCGGGAGGCCCGTAGAGCAGGACGCCCTTGGGCGGGCGCAGCTCGTGCTCCTTGAAGAGATCGGGGTACAGGTACGGGAGCTCGACGGCGTCGCGGATCATCTCGATCTGTCCGCCGAGGCCTCCGATCTGCTCGTAGCCGATGTCCGGGACCTCTTCGAGGACGAGTTCCTCGACCTCGCTCTTGGGAACGACCTCGTAGACGTAGCCGGAGCGGGGTTCGAGCAGAAGGGCGTCGCCGGGGCGGATGACGACGTCGAGGAGCGGTTCGGCGAGCCGGACCACCCGTTCTTCGTCGGTGTGCCCCTGCACGAGGGCGCGTACGCCGTCCTCGAGGATCTCCTTGAGGGTGACGATGTCGCCGACGCTCTCGTACTCCATGGCCTCGACCACGTTGAGTGCTTCGTTGAGCATCACTTCCTGGCCGCGTCGGAGCTCTTCGAGCTCGACGCTCGGGCTGACGTTCACCCGGAGTTTGCGGCCCCCGGTGAAGATGTCGGCCGTGCCGTCCTCGTTCGCCGCGAGGAAGACGCCGAAGCCGGCCGGCGGCTGGGCGAGCCGGTCGACTTCCTCCTTGAGGGCCACGATCTGGTCGCGGGCCTCACGGAGTGTGTTCGCGAGTCGCTCGTTCTGGGCGGACACGCCGGCCAGGTTTGTCTGTAGCTCGACGATCCGCTCTTCGAGAATCCTCGTGTGCCGCGGAGAGTCGGCGAGCTTGCGTCGCAGGACGGCGATCTCCTGCTCAAGGTAGGCAATCTGCCCGGACGGGTCGTCGGACCCTCGTCCCGGGCGGATGCCGCGGTTCATGTCGTCGTCGTGGGCTGCCACGGTCCTCACCTCCTCCAAGGGGAGCTGGACGCTTCCAGACCCTACCTGGGTGGGTGTCGATTGAAACCCCTAGATCACAAAGACTGTCGGGGTGTGTCCGATCTTCACCCTTGCGCTCTCCCTCACGCCAGGGGAATACCCACCGAACACGGTCCGGAAGCCGCCGAGGGTAGGGTCGAAGTGTTCAACACCCGTCAGAGCCTGCATGGTTCCCCAGCGGCTCGTCAGTAAACGGCAGGAGATATGGGCGTGCAGCAGGAAGCCGGTGTCGGCAGCGAGGAGCTGGAGGTCTGGA
Protein-coding regions in this window:
- the arc gene encoding proteasome ATPase; this translates as MAAHDDDMNRGIRPGRGSDDPSGQIAYLEQEIAVLRRKLADSPRHTRILEERIVELQTNLAGVSAQNERLANTLREARDQIVALKEEVDRLAQPPAGFGVFLAANEDGTADIFTGGRKLRVNVSPSVELEELRRGQEVMLNEALNVVEAMEYESVGDIVTLKEILEDGVRALVQGHTDEERVVRLAEPLLDVVIRPGDALLLEPRSGYVYEVVPKSEVEELVLEEVPDIGYEQIGGLGGQIEMIRDAVELPYLYPDLFKEHELRPPKGVLLYGPPGCGKTLIAKAVANSLAKKVAEVTGQATGKSFFLNIKGPELLNKYVGETERQIRLVFQRAREKASEGTPVIVFFDEMESLFRTRGSGVSSDVENTIVPQLLAEIDGVEGLQNVVVIGASNREDMIDPAILRPGRLDVKIKIERPDAEAAKDIFQKYLTERLPLHSEDVGEHGGDRTITVQSMIQTAVEHMYAESEENRFLEVTYANGDKEVLYFKDFNSGAMIENIVGRAKKMAIKDFLDHNQKGLRVSHLLQACVDEFKENEDLPNTTNPDDWARISGKKGERIVYIRTLITGKQGADTGRSIDTVANTGQYL